The bacterium genome has a window encoding:
- a CDS encoding class I SAM-dependent methyltransferase, which yields MEERILFGKCPLCDCSNLIDSVTGDSTKYLTYYSELSPHIKWKQCVSCSHIFTEGYYTDEVCQLIYSKTIENQQVGFDIEGQRIVSSRMIEKILPYISTGYWLDVGFGNGSLLFTAHEYGFTPIGLDLRMDTVNTMRSIGVEAHCEDICKISLDFKCAVISMADVLEHIPYPQNALQAAHGLLSDNGVLFVSLPNMESVLWKALDLNNVNPYWNEIEHYHNFTRSRLYTLLRQFGFEPVRYGISERYRACMEVIAKKITA from the coding sequence GTGGAAGAACGTATTTTATTTGGTAAATGCCCTTTATGTGATTGCTCAAACTTGATTGATTCCGTTACGGGTGACAGCACAAAATATCTAACGTATTACAGCGAATTGAGCCCTCACATAAAGTGGAAACAGTGCGTTAGCTGTAGCCATATTTTCACAGAAGGTTATTACACGGATGAAGTCTGTCAATTAATTTATAGCAAAACTATCGAGAACCAACAGGTAGGCTTTGATATTGAAGGGCAGAGAATTGTTTCATCCCGAATGATAGAAAAAATTTTACCATACATTAGCACGGGGTATTGGTTGGATGTGGGTTTTGGTAATGGTTCTTTGCTTTTTACTGCTCATGAATACGGCTTTACCCCCATCGGTCTTGATTTGCGTATGGACACAGTGAATACCATGCGCTCTATTGGTGTCGAAGCTCACTGTGAAGATATATGTAAAATATCTCTTGATTTTAAGTGTGCAGTCATCAGCATGGCGGACGTGTTGGAACATATACCTTACCCGCAAAACGCACTGCAAGCGGCTCATGGCTTATTGTCTGATAATGGGGTTTTGTTTGTTTCACTGCCCAATATGGAAAGTGTTCTCTGGAAAGCTCTTGACCTAAATAACGTGAATCCATACTGGAATGAGATTGAACACTATCACAACTTCACTCGCAGTAGACTGTATACATTATTACGTCAGTTTGGTTTTGAACCTGTTCGTTATGGCATCAGTGAACGTTATCGAGCCTGTATGGAAGTCATTGCCAAAAAGATCACGGCATAA